A region from the Leptospira venezuelensis genome encodes:
- the nirD gene encoding nitrite reductase small subunit NirD: MNTTTKEPVWIPVSTVSEFPDDGGVCAKVYGEQIAIFHFSSRNEWFACENKCPHTGDMVLARGMIGDSQGEPKVACPMHKKSFSLRTGACISGEEYSVKTYPVHIEDGTVYIGMEDPKTQG; the protein is encoded by the coding sequence ATGAATACAACTACAAAAGAACCTGTTTGGATACCTGTTAGTACAGTTAGCGAATTTCCGGATGATGGTGGAGTTTGCGCCAAAGTTTACGGAGAGCAAATTGCAATCTTTCATTTCAGTTCAAGAAACGAATGGTTTGCTTGTGAGAACAAATGTCCTCATACGGGAGACATGGTTTTAGCGAGGGGAATGATTGGCGACTCTCAAGGAGAACCAAAGGTTGCATGTCCAATGCATAAAAAATCTTTCTCTCTTAGAACCGGTGCTTGCATCAGTGGAGAAGAATATTCCGTAAAAACATATCCAGTTCATATCGAGGACGGAACAGTTTATATTGGGATGGAAGACCCGAAAACTCAGGGTTAA